The following DNA comes from Candidatus Babeliales bacterium.
TAATGCGCTTATTTTACTTGAGAAGCAGCTCACAACCGTACTGAGCATGCTTACCGCAAATACAAGCTATGAACTTGTTTCATATCATCTGCAAGACGCTTTGACCACCCTATCGGAGTTAACTGGCAAAACAATCAGCGAAGCTGGTATGGATACTGTGTTTCGTGAATTTTGCGTCGGTAAATAATAAGCCCTTCACAAAAATAATCCCTAAATTGTTCCTATTTTGCCTATGACCCTGCTATTATAATAGTACTAATTGAATTGTTATAATTAAAAACACAGGAAGTGTGATGTTAAAAAAACAATCTATATTATTACCATTAGCGCTATTACTTGGTTTAACGTCGTGCGTTAATACCAACGCTGACAGTAGACTGTCTAGTTATGCTTATAGGTCAGCATCAGTACTACCGGTAGTTACGTATGATAATGATGCCTATGTCATTCTATCTAGAGAAGCATTTGGAAAATCTCGTGGCACGTATGATGATTTTGGTGGCAGCAGAGACAAAGGTGAAGGTCATCCAGTTATCACCGCTGCGCGGGAATTTTATGAAGAAGCAATTTTAGGAGAAACTATTGGATTGACTATTGCAGAGGTGCAAGATTATATCGATATCAACACAACAAATAATACCGGATACATCGTAGCCCATTCACAAGGACGCGCAAAAAACGTTACCTATATCACAGACTTTGATTGTTATAAAACAAAATTCTTAGATAGTTTTTACCAAGCACGACACAACGCAACAGACGTTCATTTAAAAGAAAAAGACCGTATAGCTGTCGTCAAATGGACTGTTCTTGAAGAAACGTTTGCTCAAAGCAAGAAAGTAAATGATCTTACTATTAAAGCTTTTGTGCTCAGTCCAAAAACAAAAACGTACCACCCAGCTCACATAAAACTACGTCCATATTTTGTAAAAAAACTACGCCCTTTCTTTGTTGGTGAACCATATACGCAAGGTCTGAGTAAAAAGATTAGATTCTATGGTGAGTGAATATGATAAAAATAAAGCACATATTATTATCAGCACTATTGCTTAGTTTAACATCCGGAACTATTGTTTATGTTAGAAGTACTATAAGCAGCAAAAAAAAGATTCTCATTTTGACTAGTTTTGGAGGCGGAGGCAATCTTGCAGCAAGCAATGCTTTGGAGAGTTATTTAAAAAATGATTACGACGTACAGTCGTGCTATGCCTTTAAAGAATTATTCACACCTCTTGATCCACTGAATTACTTAACACTTAAACGCCATTCAGGAGAAGAATTCTATAATTGGTTTATCCCAGGAAAATACTTTCGTGTTTTGGGATGGATTTATCACTTTGGCGTATGGTACATCCAAATGCAGAAAAAAACCATTCATGCCATATTGCGCGATTACTTTATAAAAACTAAGCCTGATTTAGTTATCTCAGTTATACCTATCATCAATAATATTGTGCTTGATGCTGCGCAAGAATTGAACATTCCTTTCTTACTCATGCCAACCGATTTGGATGTGAATCCTTATATCATTAAAATTGCACAGCCAACGTACAAAAAATTCTATGTGAGTCTCCCTTTTGACGATGAGGAAATAAAAGCTCCACTAAAAAATTCTGGTATACCGGCAGATCAAACTTTTATCATTGGTGCACCGCTACGAACAGATTTTTTCATCAACAAAAACAAATTTAGGCTCAGAAAAAAATATGTCATTGATAGTAATAAACCTGTTATCATGCTTCTGATGGGATCGCATGGATCTGATGAAATGAAAAATTATGTAGCCGAATTACTTAAAGTAAACACACCCCTTCATCTTATTGCATGTATTGGAAAAAATGAGCAAAGTAGAGAAGATCTTGAAAAACTATCCATTCCACCACATATTTCACTAACAATTGTCGGTTTTACTGAGCATATTGCAGATTACATGACAATGTCAGATCTATTTATCTCAAAATCGGGAACACTAAGTGTTTGCGAAGCACTCTACATGAATCTACCTCTGCTTCTTGATGCAACATCAACATTGCTTCCTTGGGAAGAATTTAATCATCACTTTATTAAAAAACATAATTTTGGTGATTCTATAAAAAGTTACGATGAAGTAGCACCACTTGTTACAACAATAATTGAAAACAGCGATCAGATTAGAACATACAAAAATAATATTCAGATATTAGAAAAGAAAAATTGTCCCAAAGAAGTTAAAAAACTCATTAAACACATACTAGTAACCCAATAAGAAATCCGCATACCTGGATTTACCAAATATGCGGATATATTTTCTAAATAAGTGATGTTGTTTATGTATAAATTACACGAACTTCAACACGACGGTTTGGCGCACGGTCTTCACGTGATCCGTTAATCACTCTACCATTTTTCATTACTGGGCATTCTTGGCCACGACCAATAACTTTGATAAAGCTTCTATCAACACCAGCAGATACAAAAAGATCTGCTACATTTTTCGCACGTTTTTCTGACAATGCTAAGTTGTATACTGGAGTACCTTCCTGACACGCATGCCCTTCGATAACCACAGTCGGTTGCGAACTACCACCTTCAGAAAGCAATTGTTTTACTTGTTCAATATCATAAGCTACTGCTTCTTTTTGATCAGGTCTGATTCCATAATGGTTGAATGAGAAGTAAAGTTTTCTAAATTCATCATCAGTTTGAGCATCTATCCATGAATATTCATCACCTACTTCTACCTCATCCATATCATCTTCATCTTCTAGGACAATAACTTTATCTTCATCGTCATCTTCATCGTCTTCACTAGC
Coding sequences within:
- a CDS encoding NUDIX hydrolase — protein: MLKKQSILLPLALLLGLTSCVNTNADSRLSSYAYRSASVLPVVTYDNDAYVILSREAFGKSRGTYDDFGGSRDKGEGHPVITAAREFYEEAILGETIGLTIAEVQDYIDINTTNNTGYIVAHSQGRAKNVTYITDFDCYKTKFLDSFYQARHNATDVHLKEKDRIAVVKWTVLEETFAQSKKVNDLTIKAFVLSPKTKTYHPAHIKLRPYFVKKLRPFFVGEPYTQGLSKKIRFYGE
- a CDS encoding glycosyltransferase — protein: MIKIKHILLSALLLSLTSGTIVYVRSTISSKKKILILTSFGGGGNLAASNALESYLKNDYDVQSCYAFKELFTPLDPLNYLTLKRHSGEEFYNWFIPGKYFRVLGWIYHFGVWYIQMQKKTIHAILRDYFIKTKPDLVISVIPIINNIVLDAAQELNIPFLLMPTDLDVNPYIIKIAQPTYKKFYVSLPFDDEEIKAPLKNSGIPADQTFIIGAPLRTDFFINKNKFRLRKKYVIDSNKPVIMLLMGSHGSDEMKNYVAELLKVNTPLHLIACIGKNEQSREDLEKLSIPPHISLTIVGFTEHIADYMTMSDLFISKSGTLSVCEALYMNLPLLLDATSTLLPWEEFNHHFIKKHNFGDSIKSYDEVAPLVTTIIENSDQIRTYKNNIQILEKKNCPKEVKKLIKHILVTQ
- a CDS encoding OmpA family protein, whose protein sequence is MKKMSLLVLALVMALPGCGKKNESAQPIRKNSIQKYADIPSDKDIVELDDQEDLDIDMDDLDDLDDLDDLDIDDLLRDIEASEDDEDDDEDKVIVLEDEDDMDEVEVGDEYSWIDAQTDDEFRKLYFSFNHYGIRPDQKEAVAYDIEQVKQLLSEGGSSQPTVVIEGHACQEGTPVYNLALSEKRAKNVADLFVSAGVDRSFIKVIGRGQECPVMKNGRVINGSREDRAPNRRVEVRVIYT